ATTTTAAATATTTCAGATAATGATTTGAGAAAAATGACTATTTTATTAGTGCCTATACTTCTTGGCACCAGTGTTCAACAGATAACTTCACTTTTTAATGGGAGATTTGCATCATCACTTGAAACCGGTAGTGTTGCAGCACTGAGTTATGCTTCTAGACTTAATTCTTTAGTTATGGATATATTTGTTATATCAATTGTTACAGTTATGTACCCAAGAATGGCAAAATTGTCTTCTGTGGATAAACTTACGGAACTTATTTATACCTTTAATAATTCAATAAAGTCAATAATTATAATTTTATTTCCAATAATGACAATAGTGCTTATTGAAAGTGTGCCTATAGTTAAGATTTTGTTTGAGAGAGATGCGTTTTCAAATAAATCAACTATAATGACAGCTACAGCTTTGTTTTATTATATTATAGGTATTCTTGCAGCAGGTCTTAGGGAACTTTTAAGTAGAATGTTTTATGCATTAAAGGATACAAGGACACCTATGATAAATTCGGCTATTACTGTATTTACAAATGTTATATTGGCGTACTATTTAAAGGACATTTTAAAGCTTGGAGGAATTGCATTAGCATCTTCTATAGCAGCATACATATCTACCCTTCTTCTTTTTATAAAATTAAATTCAAGACTTAAAAATATAAACTATACAAAGACTATAATAGTAGCATTTAAGGTTGTTTTTGCATGTTGTTGTATGGGAATTTTTTTAAAGATATTTTATGAGTTTTTAGGAATAATGCTTCTAAACAAATCTATAGGTATTGAAATTATTGGTTTTGGAGGTTTAAGTATATTAGCTTTAATTGTTTATGTAGTTCTTTTATATATTATGAGGGTAGAGGAAATAAAAACATTGGTAGCATTTTCATATAAAAAAATAAAAAGGGTATGAGGAGAGAAATTATGAAAAACAAAAAAGAAAAGAAATTCGGAATTGTTAAATCAATTTTTATTATATTCTTTGTTTTGATTTTTGGTTTAGGTGCAGCAGGCGGAGCGTATTTTTTCTCTAAGACAAGTAAAATGAAGAAGACAGAAATATCAAAAAAACCTACAGACCTTGGAATATCGAATAAAACACAAACAGATTTAAGTAAGTATAAGGACAGTGTAAATATAGCACTATTTGGAGTTGATAGACGTTTAAAAACAGATATTTCTCGTTCAGATGCTATTATGGTTTTAACAATGGATTCTGAGCATAAAAAACTAAAAATTTCTTCCATAATGAGAGATACCTATGTAAAGGTTGATGGACATGGAATGACTAAAATAACACATGCCTATGCTTATGGTGGACCACAGCTTGCGATAAAAACTATAAATGAAAATTTTAATTTAAATATTAAGAATTATGTAACAGTTGACTTTTATGCTCTTGAAAAAATTATTGATAAGTTAAATGGTGTTGAAATAGATGTTCAACCTGATGAAATAAAGTATCTTAACTCATATATAGATGAAGTATCAAAGTACGAAAAGGTTACTCCTAATCATGTGACTTCTTCTGGAAAACAGCTTTTAGATGGAAGACAAGCAGTTGCATATTCAAGAATAAGGTATACAGCAGGTGGTGACTTTGAAAGAACTGAAAGACAAAGGACGGTACTTATGGCAGTATTCAATAAACTTCAAGGACAGGGAAAAGGAAATATGTTAAGCATACTTGATGAAGTACTTCCATATACAGAAACAAATTTAAGTGGAGTTGATATTGCTGGCTATAGTACAAAATTTATTTCATCAAATATGAGTACTATAGATCAAGAGAGATTTCCTATAGACGGTTATTGTAGTGGTGCCATGATAGACAATGTTTGGTATCTTAAAACGGATTTAGGGGTTACGGCTGACCAAATGAGAAAATATATATTTGATGATATAAAGCCTACAGCTAAAACTTCACTTGTTGATATACCAGCTAAATAGAGGAGGAATTTAAAATGGTAGATATACATTCGCATATTATTCCAGGAATTGATGATGGATCAAATTCAATTGAAACTACACTTGAAATGCTAAGTATAGCTAAAGAGAGAGGTATAACTAAAATGGTTGCAAGCTCTCACTACTATAGAGGAAAATTTGAGAATAGCATTTCTTTAATCGAAGAGAAGACAAATGAATTAAATGAAATTTTGAAAGAAAAAGCCGTTGGAATAGATATTATACCAGGTCAAGAAGTTTTTATAGATAATTATACACTTGACGCATATAAGGAAGGAAAAATAGGATGCATCAAAGATACAAATTATATGCTGGTGGAATTTGATATGATGCATTTAAATGAAAATGTAATAGATATTTTGTATGAACTTAAG
The Clostridium felsineum DSM 794 DNA segment above includes these coding regions:
- the murJ gene encoding murein biosynthesis integral membrane protein MurJ — translated: MTKNKKVSLLKITSMVIIINLLSKLTGFARDFITASKFGTSISADAFSMASVVPNIIFAIMGAAIVNTFVPIFNDVIVTKGEKRAFKFSNNVITVLTLLSIVLTLIGEVFCPQFVRLIAPDFHGFKYLLTIKLTRIFLLIIIVNTWVFLSTAILQAKEHFLIPALIGIPYNLLVIGYLIFFSSKYGVVGLTEVIVFSMFIQFLIHIPSLSKMKYKYRPILNISDNDLRKMTILLVPILLGTSVQQITSLFNGRFASSLETGSVAALSYASRLNSLVMDIFVISIVTVMYPRMAKLSSVDKLTELIYTFNNSIKSIIIILFPIMTIVLIESVPIVKILFERDAFSNKSTIMTATALFYYIIGILAAGLRELLSRMFYALKDTRTPMINSAITVFTNVILAYYLKDILKLGGIALASSIAAYISTLLLFIKLNSRLKNINYTKTIIVAFKVVFACCCMGIFLKIFYEFLGIMLLNKSIGIEIIGFGGLSILALIVYVVLLYIMRVEEIKTLVAFSYKKIKRV
- a CDS encoding LCP family protein produces the protein MKNKKEKKFGIVKSIFIIFFVLIFGLGAAGGAYFFSKTSKMKKTEISKKPTDLGISNKTQTDLSKYKDSVNIALFGVDRRLKTDISRSDAIMVLTMDSEHKKLKISSIMRDTYVKVDGHGMTKITHAYAYGGPQLAIKTINENFNLNIKNYVTVDFYALEKIIDKLNGVEIDVQPDEIKYLNSYIDEVSKYEKVTPNHVTSSGKQLLDGRQAVAYSRIRYTAGGDFERTERQRTVLMAVFNKLQGQGKGNMLSILDEVLPYTETNLSGVDIAGYSTKFISSNMSTIDQERFPIDGYCSGAMIDNVWYLKTDLGVTADQMRKYIFDDIKPTAKTSLVDIPAK